Proteins encoded within one genomic window of Salipaludibacillus agaradhaerens:
- the trmD gene encoding tRNA (guanosine(37)-N1)-methyltransferase TrmD, which translates to MKISILTLFPEMFDGLFSHSILKQAQQKGVVSYNVVNFRHYAKDKHNRVDDYPYGGGGGMVLTPQPLFDAVEDLQGQTANKQKPRTILLCPQGEPYSQQKAEELAKEDEIILICGHYEGYDERIRAHLIDEEISIGDYVLTGGEIGAMVIADSVTRLLPGSLGNDQSAVTDSHSTGLLEYPHYTRPAEYRGMKVPDILLSGHHKNIDVWRRQQSLRRTYERRPDMLESANLTDDDIAYLHSLKSKNK; encoded by the coding sequence ATGAAGATTTCAATTTTAACATTGTTTCCAGAAATGTTTGATGGCCTTTTTTCTCACTCTATCCTTAAACAAGCCCAGCAAAAAGGTGTCGTTTCTTATAATGTCGTGAATTTCCGTCACTACGCGAAGGATAAACACAATCGAGTAGATGACTATCCATATGGTGGCGGTGGCGGAATGGTATTAACACCACAACCGCTTTTTGATGCGGTTGAAGATTTGCAGGGGCAAACGGCTAACAAGCAAAAGCCACGTACTATTTTACTATGTCCACAAGGCGAACCTTATTCTCAACAAAAAGCTGAAGAGCTGGCAAAAGAAGATGAGATTATTCTCATCTGCGGTCATTATGAAGGCTATGATGAGAGGATTCGCGCACATCTAATCGACGAAGAAATTTCTATTGGAGATTATGTGCTTACAGGGGGGGAAATTGGTGCTATGGTTATTGCAGATAGTGTTACAAGGCTTTTACCTGGATCGCTAGGTAATGATCAGTCAGCAGTAACGGACTCGCATAGTACTGGCCTTTTAGAATATCCTCATTATACGCGCCCTGCTGAATATAGAGGCATGAAGGTCCCTGATATCCTTCTATCAGGCCATCATAAAAACATTGACGTTTGGCGTCGTCAGCAGTCGTTAAGGCGCACATATGAACGACGTCCTGATATGTTGGAAAGTGCCAACCTAACAGATGATGACATAGCTTATCTTCATTCTTTAAAGTCTAAAAATAAATAA
- the rplS gene encoding 50S ribosomal protein L19: MEQIIRDITKEQLKTDLPDFRPGDTLRVHVKVVEGTRERIQVFEGVVIKRRGTGISETFTVRKVSYGVGVERTFPVHSPRIDKIEVTRKGKVRRAKLYYLRALRGKAARIKER, from the coding sequence ATGGAACAAATTATTCGTGATATCACTAAAGAGCAATTGAAAACTGATCTTCCAGATTTCCGTCCAGGAGACACGCTTCGTGTTCACGTGAAAGTTGTAGAAGGAACTCGTGAGCGTATCCAAGTATTTGAAGGTGTTGTTATTAAACGCCGTGGCACTGGAATCAGTGAAACATTCACTGTTCGTAAAGTATCTTACGGTGTTGGAGTAGAGAGAACATTCCCAGTTCACTCTCCAAGAATCGATAAGATTGAAGTTACGAGAAAAGGTAAAGTGCGCCGTGCGAAACTTTACTACCTACGTGCCCTACGCGGTAAAGCGGCTCGTATTAAAGAAAGATAA